A single region of the Streptomyces sp. AM 4-1-1 genome encodes:
- the eccCa gene encoding type VII secretion protein EccCa gives MSQIVVKRPPRALPSEVPGEQVQLQPPPELPRGQQEGALMQLLPMLGMGGSVVFFFMTPNPIMRIMGMVMIASTIAMAISMLVRYRRGTQGQLADMRRDYLKYLTQTRRAVLRTARLQRDAQFYLHPSPEQLWALVAEGSRVWERRIGDEDFGQVRIGLGSQELATPLVAPETAPVDELEPLTAGAMQQFLTVHGTLDGLPMAVSLRAFYHVTVSGDPDSVRSAARAMLGSLTSLHSPEDLVVAIAAGREAAPRWEWAKWLPHVQIPDSTDGAGSRRLITTSAPELEELLAARLDGRPRFQPGGQPLLEQPHILVVLDGESVPPMSALASPEGLQGVTVIEVVPGEVTGARGGLSVVVRPDSLQLESGHGLVYDGVPDLLSYEAAEALARQLAPLHVASGGDDDEPLLANLEFTDLLNLGDAASVDVGRTWRPRSQAERLRVPIGVGEDGTPVMLDLKEAAQEGMGPHGLCVGATGSGKSELLRTLVLGLAVTHSSETLNFVLADFKGGATFAGMAQMPHVAAVITNLADDLTLVDRMGDSIRGELNRRQEMLRDAGNYANIHDYEKARAAGAPLQPVPSLVLVIDEFSELLTAKPDFIEMFVQIGRIGRSLGVHLLLASQRLEEGRLRGLETYLSYRVGLRTFSAAESRAALGVPDAYQLPNVPGSGYLKYGTDEMVRFKAAYVSGVYRTNAQQAASLGGALPVDRRPVAFTAAPVPVRYVEPGARGLVPEARAPEDDALADTVLDVIVRRLEGRGASAHQVWLPPLDNPPSLDELLPGLSAVPGRGLTQPGFEGAGRLVVPLGVVDKPYEQRRDTLYRDFSGAAGHMQITGGPQSGKSTLLRTVIAGFALTHTPQEVQFYGLDFGGGGLASVSGLPHVGGVASRLDPERVRRTVAEVHGILGRREEYFRGAGIDSIATFRRLRARGDISAQDQPWGDVFLVIDGWGNFRTDYDALEPAVVDIAARGLGYGIHVIITASRSMEVRANLKDHLMNRLELRLGDIMDSELDRKSAVNVPAGVPGRGLTPEKLHFMAAVPRIDGINSDSDLSEATAAMNQEVSRHWSGPAAPSVRLLPRELPVSELPAGHAHPDRGIAFGIDENDLAPVFLDFEHDPFLLVFGESESGKSNLLRLIIKQLSERYDGDSCKLFVIDNRRALLDATPATHLAEYVPMSNAMDHHVDALLNLMQRRTPSADVTARQLRDRSWWSGPTVYVVVDDYDLVSTSSGNPLGKLTELLPFARDVGVRFIIARNSAGAGRAAYEPFIQRMTELGAQGLLLSGDPNEGAIMGNARPRPMPVGRGVFVSRRRGNPLVQSALMPTDG, from the coding sequence GTGAGCCAGATCGTCGTCAAGCGCCCACCGCGGGCCCTGCCCTCCGAAGTGCCTGGCGAGCAGGTGCAGTTGCAACCCCCTCCGGAACTTCCCCGCGGTCAGCAGGAGGGCGCGCTCATGCAGTTGCTGCCCATGCTGGGCATGGGCGGTTCGGTGGTCTTCTTCTTCATGACCCCGAATCCGATCATGCGGATCATGGGAATGGTGATGATCGCGTCGACGATCGCGATGGCCATTTCCATGCTGGTGCGCTATCGCCGTGGTACGCAGGGCCAGCTCGCCGACATGCGGCGCGACTATCTGAAGTACCTGACGCAGACGCGGCGGGCGGTGCTGCGGACCGCCCGGTTGCAGCGTGACGCGCAGTTCTATCTGCATCCGTCCCCGGAGCAGTTGTGGGCGCTGGTCGCCGAGGGCAGCCGGGTGTGGGAACGCAGGATCGGCGACGAGGACTTCGGGCAGGTGCGGATCGGGCTGGGCAGCCAGGAGCTCGCCACCCCGCTGGTGGCACCGGAGACCGCACCCGTCGACGAGTTGGAGCCGCTCACGGCCGGGGCGATGCAGCAGTTCCTGACGGTGCACGGCACGCTGGACGGCCTGCCGATGGCGGTCTCGCTGCGCGCCTTCTACCACGTGACGGTCAGCGGCGACCCGGACTCCGTGCGCTCGGCGGCCCGCGCGATGCTCGGCTCGCTCACCTCCCTGCACTCACCCGAGGATCTGGTCGTCGCGATCGCCGCCGGCCGGGAGGCCGCTCCTCGGTGGGAGTGGGCGAAGTGGCTGCCGCACGTCCAGATTCCGGATTCCACGGACGGTGCGGGCAGCCGCCGGCTGATCACCACCAGCGCGCCGGAGCTGGAGGAACTGCTCGCGGCGCGGCTCGACGGGCGTCCGCGCTTCCAGCCCGGCGGACAGCCGCTGCTGGAGCAGCCGCACATCCTTGTGGTGCTCGACGGCGAGTCGGTCCCGCCGATGTCGGCGCTCGCCTCCCCCGAGGGGTTGCAGGGCGTGACCGTCATCGAGGTCGTGCCGGGGGAGGTCACCGGGGCGCGCGGCGGGCTGTCCGTGGTGGTGCGGCCCGATTCCCTGCAACTGGAGTCGGGGCACGGCCTGGTCTACGACGGGGTGCCCGATCTGCTGAGTTACGAGGCAGCCGAGGCCCTGGCCCGTCAACTGGCGCCGCTGCACGTGGCGTCGGGCGGGGACGACGACGAACCCCTCCTGGCCAACCTGGAGTTCACCGACCTGCTGAACCTCGGCGACGCGGCCTCCGTCGATGTCGGCCGCACCTGGCGGCCGCGCTCCCAGGCGGAGCGGCTGCGCGTGCCGATCGGGGTGGGCGAGGACGGCACCCCGGTGATGCTGGACCTGAAGGAGGCCGCGCAGGAGGGCATGGGGCCGCACGGTCTGTGTGTGGGTGCCACCGGTTCGGGCAAGTCCGAGCTGCTGCGCACCCTGGTGCTGGGGCTGGCCGTCACGCACTCGTCGGAGACCCTGAACTTCGTCCTCGCGGACTTCAAGGGCGGTGCGACCTTCGCGGGCATGGCGCAGATGCCGCACGTCGCGGCGGTCATCACCAACCTGGCGGACGATCTGACGCTGGTGGACCGCATGGGCGACTCCATCCGGGGCGAGCTGAACCGCCGTCAGGAGATGTTGCGCGACGCGGGCAACTACGCGAACATCCACGACTACGAGAAGGCGCGGGCCGCGGGCGCGCCGTTGCAGCCGGTGCCGTCGCTGGTGCTGGTGATCGACGAGTTCAGCGAACTCCTCACGGCCAAGCCGGACTTCATCGAGATGTTCGTGCAGATCGGCCGGATCGGCCGTTCGCTCGGTGTGCATCTGCTGCTGGCCTCCCAGCGTCTGGAGGAGGGGCGGCTGCGCGGTCTGGAGACGTATCTGTCGTACCGGGTGGGTCTGCGCACCTTCTCGGCCGCGGAGTCGCGGGCGGCGCTGGGTGTGCCGGACGCGTACCAGCTGCCCAATGTGCCGGGCTCCGGCTATCTGAAGTACGGCACGGACGAGATGGTGCGGTTCAAGGCGGCGTACGTCTCCGGGGTGTACCGCACCAACGCGCAGCAGGCCGCTTCGCTCGGTGGCGCGCTGCCGGTGGACCGCAGGCCGGTGGCGTTCACCGCGGCCCCGGTCCCGGTGCGGTACGTCGAGCCGGGCGCCCGGGGCCTGGTTCCGGAGGCTCGTGCCCCCGAGGACGACGCGCTGGCCGACACGGTGCTGGACGTGATCGTGCGACGGCTGGAGGGGCGGGGCGCCTCGGCCCATCAGGTGTGGCTCCCGCCGCTGGACAATCCGCCGTCGCTGGACGAGCTGCTGCCGGGCCTCTCGGCGGTGCCGGGGCGGGGGCTGACGCAGCCCGGTTTCGAGGGGGCGGGCCGTCTCGTCGTGCCGCTGGGTGTCGTCGACAAGCCGTACGAGCAGCGCCGCGACACCCTGTACCGGGACTTCTCGGGTGCGGCGGGTCATATGCAGATCACCGGAGGCCCGCAGTCCGGCAAGTCGACCCTGCTGCGGACGGTCATCGCCGGGTTCGCGCTCACCCACACCCCGCAGGAGGTCCAGTTCTACGGACTCGACTTCGGCGGTGGCGGTCTGGCGTCGGTCTCCGGTCTGCCGCACGTCGGCGGGGTGGCGTCCCGGCTGGACCCCGAGCGGGTGCGGCGGACCGTCGCGGAGGTGCACGGCATCCTGGGGCGTCGCGAGGAGTACTTCCGCGGCGCGGGGATCGACTCCATCGCCACCTTCCGCAGACTGCGGGCGCGCGGGGACATCTCGGCGCAGGACCAGCCGTGGGGCGACGTCTTCCTGGTGATCGACGGATGGGGCAACTTCCGTACGGACTACGACGCCCTGGAACCGGCCGTCGTGGACATCGCGGCGCGCGGCCTCGGATACGGAATCCACGTGATCATCACCGCGTCGCGTTCCATGGAGGTCAGGGCGAACCTCAAGGACCACCTGATGAACCGGCTGGAGCTCCGGCTCGGCGACATCATGGACTCGGAGCTGGACCGCAAGTCGGCGGTCAACGTCCCGGCGGGAGTGCCCGGTCGCGGGCTGACCCCGGAGAAGCTGCACTTCATGGCGGCGGTGCCGCGGATCGACGGCATCAACTCCGACAGCGACCTCTCCGAGGCCACCGCGGCCATGAACCAGGAGGTCTCGCGGCACTGGTCCGGGCCGGCGGCCCCGAGCGTACGTCTGCTGCCGCGCGAACTCCCGGTCTCGGAGCTGCCGGCCGGCCACGCTCACCCGGATCGCGGAATCGCGTTCGGCATCGACGAGAACGATCTGGCCCCGGTGTTCCTGGACTTCGAGCACGATCCGTTCCTGCTGGTGTTCGGCGAGAGCGAGTCCGGGAAGTCGAATCTGCTGCGGCTGATCATCAAGCAGTTGTCCGAGCGGTACGACGGGGACAGCTGCAAGCTGTTCGTGATCGACAACCGGCGCGCGCTGCTGGACGCCACCCCGGCCACGCACCTGGCGGAGTACGTCCCCATGTCCAACGCCATGGACCATCATGTCGACGCCCTGCTGAACCTGATGCAACGCCGCACACCATCAGCCGATGTGACGGCACGTCAGCTGCGGGACCGCAGTTGGTGGAGCGGTCCTACGGTGTACGTGGTCGTCGACGACTACGACCTGGTCTCCACGTCGAGCGGCAATCCGCTGGGCAAGCTCACCGAACTGCTGCCCTTCGCCCGCGATGTGGGCGTCCGCTTCATCATCGCCCGCAACTCGGCGGGGGCGGGCCGTGCCGCGTACGAGCCGTTCATCCAGCGGATGACGGAGCTGGGCGCACAGGGGCTGTTGCTGTCGGGCGACCCGAACGAGGGCGCGATCATGGGCAACGCCCGGCCGCGTCCGATGCCGGTGGGCCGGGGTGTCTTCGTGTCGCGGCGGCGGGGGAACCCGCTGGTGCAGTCGGCGCTCATGCCTACGGACGGCTGA
- a CDS encoding WXG100 family type VII secretion target, producing MADQKVTDHSLLQLEGELSTRFDSVKGQLKQLQATIDSLEGAWKGIGAGAFNAKQTEINEHMVHIAQLLLNYQEAIKAARTISGNTEDEVRAALQGVDVVSGYSGDAGATAATSNLNNF from the coding sequence ATGGCAGATCAGAAGGTCACAGACCACAGTCTCCTCCAGCTGGAGGGGGAACTGTCCACGCGGTTCGACTCGGTCAAGGGCCAGCTCAAGCAGCTCCAGGCGACGATCGACAGCCTGGAAGGTGCCTGGAAGGGCATCGGTGCCGGGGCGTTCAACGCCAAGCAGACCGAGATCAACGAGCACATGGTGCACATCGCCCAGCTCCTGCTCAACTACCAGGAAGCCATCAAGGCCGCTCGCACCATCTCCGGCAACACGGAGGACGAGGTCCGCGCCGCGCTCCAGGGCGTGGACGTGGTCAGTGGCTACTCGGGCGACGCCGGCGCGACGGCCGCGACCTCGAACCTCAACAACTTCTGA
- the rpsO gene encoding 30S ribosomal protein S15: MPLDAATKKQIMSEFATKEGDTGSPEVQVAMLSRRISDLTEHLKTHKHDHHSRRGLLILVGQRRRLLQYLAKKDIQRFRALVDRLGIRRGAAGGAK, translated from the coding sequence GTGCCGCTCGACGCCGCTACGAAGAAGCAGATCATGTCCGAGTTCGCCACCAAGGAGGGTGACACCGGTTCCCCCGAGGTCCAGGTGGCCATGCTCTCCCGTCGGATCTCGGACCTGACGGAGCACCTCAAGACCCACAAGCACGACCACCACTCCCGCCGTGGACTGCTGATCCTGGTCGGCCAGCGCCGCCGCCTGCTGCAGTACCTGGCCAAGAAGGACATCCAGCGCTTCCGCGCGCTGGTCGACCGCCTCGGCATCCGCCGCGGTGCGGCCGGCGGCGCCAAGTAG
- a CDS encoding WXG100 family type VII secretion target, which produces MSNNDGSMVVTYASLEQAAAAIDSQGKRLEEDLEAIKRKVASVSELWTGEAKSAYDTAQQKWDNEARGIHNALVAISRAVREAAPAYRGGDLKAAQNFM; this is translated from the coding sequence ATGTCGAACAACGACGGCTCTATGGTGGTCACTTACGCGAGCCTGGAGCAGGCCGCAGCCGCCATCGACAGCCAGGGCAAGCGCCTTGAGGAGGACCTTGAGGCCATCAAGCGCAAGGTCGCGTCCGTCTCCGAGCTCTGGACCGGTGAGGCGAAGAGCGCGTACGACACCGCGCAGCAGAAGTGGGACAACGAGGCGCGGGGCATCCACAACGCCCTGGTGGCCATCTCCCGCGCCGTGCGCGAGGCGGCTCCCGCCTACCGCGGTGGTGACCTGAAGGCCGCGCAGAACTTCATGTAG
- a CDS encoding S8 family serine peptidase has protein sequence MTVGMGRSERSRKSGAFKQRLISTLAVVGVVSAGLVSTAPSAVAADVQSKQWYLDAMHAKEMWKTVTGEGIKVAVIDTGVNPSTPSLKGQILKGMDATGATGDETDDYRGHGTTMAELIAGTGNGGGLKGLAPGAKIIPMRITDTQFQDEHSVNAHDSEDAIRAAADSGAQIISMSFASDFPSAEEREAVKYAQNKGKLFFAGVGNNAEKDNKEQFPASYPEVVGVAATDRNSKVSAYSQHGAIVDIAAPGDDIPRWCDEKFENYCYEDGGTSAATAIASASAALIWSAHPDWTANQVLRVLLDTAGRGDWEKGTLSNYLGHGVVRPAVNILRGKGDPGAPDVSPLTDEKTTSGSSAVPTASASASSQPPQKKNADAAVVTGSAEKPGEDSQVGLILGVAAGVVVLGAAAFVLVRRRRGV, from the coding sequence ATGACGGTAGGGATGGGCCGGTCCGAGAGGTCCAGGAAGTCCGGGGCCTTTAAACAACGTCTGATCTCCACATTGGCGGTAGTCGGGGTTGTGAGCGCGGGCCTCGTCAGCACGGCTCCATCCGCTGTAGCCGCAGACGTCCAGTCGAAACAGTGGTACTTGGACGCGATGCACGCCAAGGAGATGTGGAAGACCGTGACGGGCGAAGGAATCAAGGTCGCCGTCATCGACACCGGGGTCAACCCGTCAACTCCGTCACTCAAAGGGCAGATCCTCAAAGGGATGGATGCGACGGGTGCCACTGGTGACGAGACCGACGACTATCGCGGACACGGCACAACGATGGCGGAGCTGATCGCCGGAACGGGCAACGGCGGTGGCCTCAAGGGGCTCGCCCCGGGCGCGAAGATCATTCCTATGAGGATCACCGACACGCAGTTCCAGGACGAGCACTCGGTGAACGCCCATGACTCCGAGGACGCGATCCGGGCCGCAGCGGACAGCGGCGCTCAGATCATCAGCATGTCGTTTGCCAGTGACTTCCCCTCTGCTGAGGAGAGGGAGGCGGTGAAGTATGCGCAGAACAAAGGGAAGCTTTTCTTTGCCGGCGTCGGGAACAACGCGGAGAAGGACAACAAGGAGCAATTCCCCGCTTCGTACCCCGAAGTCGTCGGCGTTGCCGCGACCGACCGCAACAGCAAGGTGTCCGCCTATTCCCAACATGGTGCGATCGTCGACATCGCAGCGCCGGGAGACGACATCCCGCGCTGGTGCGACGAAAAGTTCGAGAATTACTGCTACGAGGACGGCGGCACCAGCGCCGCCACCGCCATCGCCTCCGCCTCCGCAGCCCTGATCTGGTCCGCCCACCCGGACTGGACCGCCAACCAGGTCCTTCGCGTTCTCCTCGACACCGCGGGCCGGGGTGACTGGGAGAAGGGCACCCTCAGCAACTACCTCGGGCACGGCGTGGTCCGTCCCGCCGTCAACATCCTTCGCGGCAAGGGCGATCCGGGTGCCCCGGACGTCAGCCCGCTCACCGACGAGAAGACGACGAGTGGTTCGTCGGCCGTGCCCACGGCGTCTGCATCAGCTTCGTCACAGCCGCCGCAGAAGAAAAACGCGGACGCCGCCGTCGTGACAGGCTCGGCCGAAAAGCCGGGCGAAGACAGCCAGGTGGGGCTGATCCTGGGAGTGGCGGCGGGCGTCGTCGTGCTCGGGGCGGCTGCCTTCGTCCTGGTACGCAGACGCCGCGGCGTCTGA
- a CDS encoding polyribonucleotide nucleotidyltransferase — protein sequence MENETHYAEAVIDNGTFGTRTIRFETGRLAKQAAGSAVAYLDDDTMVLSATTASKKPKDQLDFFPLTVDVEERQYAAGKIPGSFFRREGRPSEDAILTCRLIDRPLRPSFKKGLRNEIQIVETIMALNPDHLYDVVAINAASCSTQLAGLPFSGPVGGTRVALIKGQWVAFPTHTELEDAVFDMVVAGRVLEDGDVAIMMVEAEATEKTIQLVKDGAEAPTEEVVAAGLEAAKPFIKALCKAQSDLAAKAAKPTGEFPVFLDYQDDVFEALSSAVTSELAQALTIAGKQDRETELDRVKEIAAEKLLPAFEGREKEISAAYRALTKKLVRERVIKDKVRIDGRGVTDIRTLAAEVEAIPRVHGSALFERGETQILGVTTLNMLRMEQQLDTLSPVTRKRYMHNYNFPPYSVGETGRVGSPKRREIGHGALAERAIVPVLPSREEFPYAIRQVSEALGSNGSTSMGSVCASTMSLLNAGVPLKAAVAGIAMGLISQEIDGKTHYVALTDILGAEDAFGDMDFKVAGTKQFVTALQLDTKLDGIPASVLAAALKQARDARLHILDVMNEAIDVPDEMSPNAPRIITVKIPVDKIGEVIGPKGKMINQIQEDTGADITIEDDGTIYIGAAQGSQAEAARATINGIANPTMPEVGERYLGTVVKTTTFGAFVSLLPGKDGLLHISQIRKLAGGKRVENVEDVLGVGAKVQVEIAEIDQRGKLSLIPVIESEEADEKDDAAK from the coding sequence GTGGAGAACGAGACCCACTACGCCGAAGCCGTGATCGACAACGGCACCTTCGGCACCCGCACCATCCGCTTCGAGACGGGCCGCCTGGCCAAGCAGGCCGCCGGCTCCGCCGTCGCGTACCTGGACGACGACACCATGGTGCTGTCAGCCACCACCGCTTCCAAGAAGCCCAAGGACCAGCTCGACTTCTTCCCCCTCACGGTGGACGTCGAGGAGCGGCAGTACGCCGCGGGCAAGATCCCCGGCTCCTTCTTCCGCCGCGAGGGCCGCCCCTCCGAGGACGCGATCCTCACCTGCCGTCTGATCGACCGGCCGCTGCGCCCCTCCTTCAAGAAGGGCCTGCGCAACGAGATCCAGATCGTCGAGACGATCATGGCGCTCAACCCCGACCACCTGTACGACGTGGTCGCGATCAACGCCGCCTCCTGCTCCACGCAGCTCGCCGGCCTGCCCTTCTCCGGCCCGGTCGGCGGCACCCGTGTCGCCCTCATCAAGGGCCAGTGGGTCGCCTTCCCGACGCACACCGAGCTTGAGGACGCCGTCTTCGACATGGTCGTCGCCGGTCGCGTCCTGGAGGACGGCGACGTCGCGATCATGATGGTCGAGGCCGAGGCCACCGAGAAGACCATCCAGCTCGTCAAGGACGGCGCGGAGGCCCCCACCGAGGAGGTCGTCGCCGCCGGCCTCGAGGCCGCGAAGCCCTTCATCAAGGCGCTCTGCAAGGCCCAGTCGGACCTCGCCGCCAAGGCCGCGAAGCCGACCGGCGAGTTCCCGGTCTTCCTCGACTACCAGGACGACGTCTTCGAGGCGCTCTCCAGCGCCGTCACGTCCGAGCTCGCGCAGGCGCTCACCATCGCCGGCAAGCAGGACCGTGAGACCGAGCTGGACCGCGTCAAGGAGATCGCCGCAGAGAAGCTGCTCCCGGCCTTCGAGGGCCGCGAGAAGGAGATCTCCGCCGCGTACCGGGCGCTGACCAAGAAGCTGGTCCGCGAGCGCGTCATCAAGGACAAGGTCCGCATCGACGGCCGTGGCGTCACGGACATCCGTACGCTCGCCGCCGAGGTCGAGGCCATCCCGCGCGTGCACGGCTCGGCGCTGTTCGAGCGTGGCGAGACCCAGATCCTGGGCGTCACCACCCTCAACATGCTCCGGATGGAGCAGCAGCTGGACACCCTCTCCCCGGTGACCCGCAAGCGCTACATGCACAACTACAACTTCCCGCCGTACTCCGTCGGCGAGACCGGCCGCGTCGGTTCGCCGAAGCGCCGCGAGATCGGCCACGGAGCGCTCGCCGAGCGCGCCATCGTGCCGGTGCTGCCGTCGCGCGAGGAGTTCCCGTACGCCATCCGCCAGGTCTCCGAGGCGCTGGGCTCCAACGGCTCGACGTCCATGGGCTCGGTCTGCGCCTCCACCATGTCGCTGCTGAACGCCGGTGTGCCGCTCAAGGCCGCCGTCGCCGGTATCGCCATGGGTCTGATCTCGCAGGAGATCGACGGCAAGACCCACTACGTCGCCCTCACCGACATCCTCGGTGCGGAGGACGCCTTCGGCGACATGGACTTCAAGGTCGCCGGTACGAAGCAGTTCGTGACCGCGCTCCAGCTCGACACCAAGCTCGACGGCATCCCCGCCTCGGTCCTGGCCGCCGCGCTGAAGCAGGCCCGCGACGCCCGCCTCCACATCCTCGACGTGATGAACGAGGCCATCGACGTCCCGGACGAGATGTCCCCGAACGCCCCGCGGATCATCACCGTCAAGATCCCGGTGGACAAGATCGGTGAGGTCATCGGCCCCAAGGGCAAGATGATCAACCAGATCCAGGAGGACACCGGCGCCGACATCACGATCGAGGACGACGGCACCATCTACATCGGTGCCGCCCAGGGCTCGCAGGCCGAGGCCGCCCGCGCCACGATCAACGGCATCGCCAACCCGACCATGCCGGAGGTCGGCGAGCGCTACCTGGGTACGGTCGTCAAGACCACCACCTTCGGCGCGTTCGTCTCCCTGCTCCCGGGCAAGGACGGCCTGCTGCACATCTCGCAGATCCGCAAGCTCGCCGGTGGCAAGCGCGTGGAGAACGTCGAGGACGTGCTCGGGGTCGGCGCGAAGGTCCAGGTCGAGATCGCCGAGATCGACCAGCGCGGCAAGCTCTCCCTGATCCCCGTGATCGAGAGCGAAGAGGCCGACGAGAAGGACGACGCCGCCAAGTGA
- the eccD gene encoding type VII secretion integral membrane protein EccD produces MTTTTQAAAGPGRPGPGVPAGNGTGFCRVTVVAPDSRVDVALPEDIPVADLYPEILRLSGQSPAEGAPVGYHLVRRDGTVLDSARTLAALRVLDGELLSLRPFAESLPPAVFDDVSDAVASAVARDRTLWGDSLMRGSGLFGGSVLLVLLGFVLWTSDPRHDTHGLPGVLAGVTGVLLLALAGVRARVYDDRGSAIALGIGALANAGVGGAGLLPLSDGQGIGRLQFLLACAAVLVAAVVLMIVAPDGDGPFVAFVFAAAVGLAVTFAAILTDMAPVETAAVCAPLSVGALAFLPGLSTRFARLPIGFEPPRSAVGDYGTSEPAPQGPVDADRIAAQARRGHELLVGLAGGCALVAVGAAAVLGFSGDLWGQLLALATGTAMLMRAHLFRYTAQVGCALAAGLGSLVLLGLGLCLNPPRGMLRDALQGDSTALDIRTIWLAAAVAAVAALVTAIGLIVPRKGVTPFWGRFLEIAETFVLLTLVPLCLAVFDVYRSVRALTS; encoded by the coding sequence GTGACGACGACGACCCAAGCGGCCGCCGGTCCGGGCAGGCCGGGACCGGGAGTTCCGGCCGGCAACGGAACCGGCTTCTGCCGGGTCACGGTCGTCGCGCCCGACAGCCGCGTCGACGTGGCGCTCCCCGAGGACATCCCGGTCGCCGACCTCTACCCGGAGATCCTCCGGCTGTCCGGCCAGAGCCCCGCCGAGGGCGCGCCGGTCGGCTACCACCTGGTGCGCCGTGACGGCACCGTCCTCGACAGCGCCCGTACCCTGGCCGCCCTCCGCGTCCTCGACGGCGAACTGCTGTCACTGCGACCGTTCGCCGAGTCACTGCCCCCGGCGGTCTTCGACGACGTGTCCGACGCCGTCGCCTCCGCCGTGGCCCGGGACCGCACCCTGTGGGGCGACAGCCTGATGCGCGGCTCCGGCCTCTTCGGCGGGTCCGTCCTGCTGGTCCTGCTCGGCTTCGTCCTGTGGACCTCCGACCCGCGCCACGACACGCACGGCCTCCCCGGCGTCCTGGCCGGGGTCACCGGCGTACTGCTGCTCGCGCTGGCCGGGGTGCGGGCCCGCGTCTACGACGACCGGGGCTCCGCGATCGCCCTCGGCATCGGCGCCCTCGCCAACGCCGGGGTCGGCGGCGCGGGTCTGCTGCCGCTGAGCGACGGGCAGGGCATCGGCAGGCTCCAGTTCCTGCTCGCCTGCGCCGCCGTCCTGGTCGCAGCCGTCGTCCTCATGATCGTCGCCCCCGACGGGGACGGGCCGTTCGTCGCGTTCGTCTTCGCCGCGGCCGTCGGCCTGGCCGTCACCTTCGCCGCGATCCTCACCGACATGGCGCCGGTCGAGACCGCGGCCGTCTGCGCCCCGCTCTCCGTCGGCGCGCTCGCCTTCCTGCCCGGTCTCTCCACCCGCTTCGCCCGGCTCCCCATCGGTTTCGAGCCGCCACGCTCCGCCGTCGGTGACTACGGCACGTCCGAACCGGCCCCGCAGGGCCCCGTCGACGCCGACCGCATCGCCGCCCAGGCACGGCGCGGCCACGAACTGCTGGTCGGTCTGGCCGGCGGCTGCGCCCTGGTGGCGGTCGGCGCCGCCGCCGTCCTCGGATTCTCCGGAGACCTCTGGGGCCAGCTCCTCGCGCTCGCCACCGGAACCGCCATGCTGATGCGCGCCCATCTGTTCCGCTACACCGCGCAGGTCGGCTGCGCCCTGGCGGCGGGGCTCGGCTCCCTGGTGCTGCTCGGCCTCGGGCTGTGCCTCAACCCGCCGCGCGGGATGCTGCGCGACGCCCTCCAGGGCGACAGCACGGCGCTCGACATCCGTACGATCTGGCTCGCGGCGGCCGTCGCCGCCGTGGCCGCGCTGGTCACGGCCATCGGACTGATCGTGCCGCGCAAGGGGGTCACGCCGTTCTGGGGGCGTTTCCTGGAGATCGCCGAGACGTTCGTACTGCTCACACTCGTACCTCTCTGCCTCGCGGTCTTCGACGTCTACCGCTCGGTCCGGGCCCTGACCAGCTGA